A genomic segment from Leptolyngbya boryana PCC 6306 encodes:
- a CDS encoding NAD-dependent epimerase/dehydratase family protein: MKVLVIGGDGYCGWATALYLSNRGHEVGILDSLVRRHWDNELCIDTLTPIAPIKQRLQRWKDITGKTIDLFIGDITNYEFLSKAMDQFQPDAIVHFGEQRSAPFSMIDREHAVLTQVNNVVGTLNLLYIMKERFPDCHLVKLGTMGEYGTPNIDIEEGYITIEHNGRKDTLPYPKQPGSMYHLSKVHDSHNIHFACRIWGLRATDLNQGIVYGVLTEETGMDEMLINRLDYDGVFGTALNRFCIQAAIGHPLTVYGKGGQTRGFLDIRDTVRCVELAIETPAQPGEFRVFNQFTELFGVGEIASMIQKAGSSMGLKVDVQNFDNPRIEKEEHYFNAKNTNLLDLGLQPHYLSDSLLDSLLNFAIKYKDRVDHDEILPKVTWKR, from the coding sequence ATGAAAGTCCTAGTAATTGGTGGTGATGGCTATTGTGGATGGGCAACTGCCCTCTACTTGTCCAATCGAGGTCATGAGGTCGGCATTCTCGATAGCTTAGTGCGACGGCATTGGGACAATGAATTATGCATTGATACCCTCACCCCGATCGCACCAATTAAGCAACGCTTGCAACGCTGGAAAGACATTACCGGAAAGACGATCGATCTTTTCATCGGCGATATCACAAATTACGAATTTCTCAGCAAAGCGATGGATCAGTTCCAACCGGATGCGATCGTGCATTTCGGCGAACAGCGGTCTGCCCCGTTCTCGATGATCGATCGCGAACATGCCGTTCTGACTCAAGTCAATAACGTCGTCGGAACGCTGAATTTGCTCTACATCATGAAAGAGCGCTTCCCCGATTGTCATTTGGTCAAACTCGGGACAATGGGCGAATACGGTACGCCGAATATCGACATCGAAGAAGGCTACATTACGATCGAGCACAACGGGCGCAAAGATACCCTGCCCTATCCGAAGCAGCCCGGCAGCATGTATCACCTCAGTAAGGTGCATGACTCGCACAATATCCATTTTGCCTGTCGGATTTGGGGCTTGAGAGCCACTGATTTGAATCAAGGAATCGTCTACGGAGTCTTGACCGAAGAAACCGGCATGGATGAGATGCTGATTAACCGTCTCGACTATGACGGCGTATTTGGAACAGCGTTGAATCGATTCTGTATTCAAGCAGCGATCGGACATCCGCTAACCGTTTATGGAAAAGGCGGACAGACTCGTGGATTCCTGGATATTCGCGATACGGTGCGCTGTGTAGAACTCGCAATCGAGACTCCAGCACAGCCCGGAGAATTCCGCGTCTTCAATCAATTTACTGAACTGTTTGGCGTAGGCGAAATTGCCAGCATGATTCAGAAAGCAGGGTCATCCATGGGCTTGAAAGTTGATGTTCAAAACTTTGACAATCCTCGAATTGAGAAAGAAGAACATTACTTCAACGCGAAAAATACCAATCTGCTGGATTTAGGCTTGCAGCCTCACTATCTCTCTGACTCGTTACTCGATTCATTGTTGAACTTCGCGATTAAATACAAAGATCGCGTTGATCACGATGAAATTCTGCCGAAAGTGACTTGGAAGCGCTAA
- a CDS encoding glycosyltransferase family 4 protein, producing MRIALFTETFLPKVDGIVTRLKHTVDHLQRQGNQVLVFSPDGGLTEYKGARIHGVSGVPLPLYPELKLAFPRPSIGDELNRFKPDLIHVVNPAVLGLAGLLHSKLHSVPLVASYHTHLPEYLQHYGLGALEGVLWELLKAGHNQAEINLCTSTAMMQALTDHGIERVRLWQRGVDTETFQPHLASLEMRSRLSQGHPEAPLLLYVGRLSAEKEIDRIKPVLESIPNARLALVGDGPNRQVLEKHFAGTHTNFVGYLAGQELASAFASSDAFVFPSRTETLGLVLLEAMAAGCPVVAARSGGIPDIVEDGVNGYLFDPTDENGAIVATRSLLAQTETREMIRQNARHEAERWSWSSATKQLQNYYEGVLAKHAIAA from the coding sequence ATGCGGATTGCTCTATTTACAGAGACATTTCTTCCCAAAGTTGATGGGATTGTTACCCGACTCAAACATACTGTCGATCATCTGCAAAGACAGGGCAATCAAGTCCTTGTGTTCTCGCCTGATGGAGGTCTAACCGAATATAAGGGCGCAAGAATTCACGGCGTTTCAGGCGTTCCGCTTCCCTTATATCCAGAACTCAAGCTGGCTTTTCCGCGACCTTCGATTGGGGATGAACTCAATCGATTCAAGCCTGATCTGATTCATGTCGTCAATCCCGCAGTGTTGGGATTAGCAGGGTTACTCCATAGCAAATTACACAGTGTTCCGCTGGTTGCTTCCTATCACACCCATTTACCAGAATATCTTCAGCACTATGGGCTGGGTGCTTTAGAAGGTGTGCTTTGGGAATTGCTGAAAGCAGGACATAATCAAGCAGAAATCAATCTCTGCACCTCTACTGCCATGATGCAGGCATTGACCGATCACGGGATTGAGCGCGTGAGACTGTGGCAGCGAGGAGTCGATACTGAAACCTTTCAGCCTCATTTAGCAAGTTTAGAAATGCGATCGCGGCTTTCTCAAGGTCATCCCGAAGCTCCATTGCTGCTTTACGTGGGGCGACTCTCAGCAGAAAAAGAAATCGATCGCATTAAACCTGTGCTCGAATCGATTCCCAATGCTCGCTTAGCTCTAGTTGGCGATGGTCCAAATCGGCAAGTGTTAGAAAAGCATTTTGCTGGTACTCATACGAATTTTGTGGGTTACTTAGCAGGTCAAGAGCTAGCTTCTGCCTTTGCTTCGTCTGATGCATTTGTTTTTCCGTCTCGGACTGAAACTTTAGGCTTAGTGCTGCTCGAAGCAATGGCAGCAGGTTGTCCAGTGGTCGCGGCTCGCTCAGGTGGAATTCCTGACATTGTGGAAGATGGCGTGAATGGCTATCTCTTCGATCCGACCGATGAGAATGGTGCGATCGTTGCCACGCGATCGCTCTTAGCTCAAACCGAAACGCGAGAAATGATTCGCCAAAATGCCCGCCATGAAGCAGAGCGTTGGAGTTGGTCATCTGCAACCAAGCAATTGCAGAACTACTATGAAGGCGTTTTAGCAAAACATGCGATCGCAGCTTGA